In Arsenicicoccus dermatophilus, a genomic segment contains:
- a CDS encoding IS256 family transposase, producing the protein MTNTIGVVDLNDDDKQALAQRLVDQARAEGVDLVGPDGVLTGLTKQVLETALEEELTEHLGYEHSDRHAKPAPVDGGGNERNGTRSKTVLTQIGPVTIDVPRDRDGTFDPKIVRKRQRRLDGVDQLVLSLSARGLTTGEIAAHFAEVYGASVSKDTISRITEKVAAEMSEWQHRPLDRVYPVIFIDALVVKVRDGQVTNKPFYIVIGVTTAGERDILGIWAGDGGEGAKFWLGVLTEIKNRGVEDVCIAVCDGLKGLPEAITTTWELAAVQTCVVHLIRNTFRYAARQHWDAMAKDLRPVYTAVNAEQAAARFEDFAATWEPVCPAAIRMWRGAWNEFVPFLDYDVEIRKVICTTNAIESLNARYRRAVRARGHFPNDAAALKCLYLVTRSLDPTGRGRARWVIRWKAPLNAFAITFEGRITPSTT; encoded by the coding sequence ATGACGAACACGATTGGGGTCGTGGACCTCAACGATGACGACAAGCAGGCGCTGGCGCAGCGTCTGGTGGACCAGGCCCGCGCTGAAGGAGTCGACCTGGTCGGCCCCGACGGTGTGCTGACGGGCCTGACCAAGCAGGTGCTGGAGACCGCTCTGGAGGAAGAGCTGACCGAGCACCTCGGCTACGAGCACTCGGATCGGCACGCGAAGCCGGCGCCGGTCGACGGGGGCGGGAACGAGCGGAACGGCACCCGATCCAAGACGGTGCTCACGCAGATCGGGCCGGTCACGATCGACGTTCCGCGGGACCGGGACGGCACATTCGACCCGAAGATCGTCCGGAAGCGGCAACGCCGTCTGGACGGCGTCGACCAGCTCGTCCTGTCCTTGTCGGCGCGCGGGTTGACCACCGGTGAGATCGCGGCGCACTTCGCCGAGGTGTATGGCGCGTCGGTGTCCAAGGACACGATCAGTCGGATCACCGAGAAGGTCGCCGCGGAGATGTCTGAGTGGCAGCACCGGCCCCTGGACCGCGTGTACCCGGTGATCTTCATCGACGCGCTCGTGGTGAAGGTCCGTGACGGGCAGGTCACCAACAAGCCCTTCTACATCGTCATCGGCGTGACGACCGCCGGGGAACGCGACATCCTCGGGATCTGGGCCGGCGACGGTGGGGAGGGCGCAAAGTTCTGGCTGGGCGTGCTCACCGAGATCAAGAACCGCGGTGTCGAGGACGTGTGCATCGCCGTGTGCGACGGGCTGAAAGGACTGCCCGAGGCGATCACCACGACATGGGAGCTCGCCGCCGTACAGACGTGCGTCGTGCACTTGATCCGGAACACGTTCCGGTACGCGGCCCGCCAGCACTGGGACGCGATGGCCAAGGACCTGCGGCCCGTGTACACGGCCGTCAACGCCGAGCAGGCCGCCGCACGGTTCGAGGACTTCGCCGCCACGTGGGAGCCCGTCTGTCCCGCCGCGATCCGCATGTGGCGAGGCGCGTGGAACGAGTTCGTGCCCTTCCTCGACTACGACGTCGAGATCCGCAAGGTCATCTGCACGACCAACGCGATCGAGTCGTTGAACGCCCGCTACCGGCGCGCCGTCCGTGCGCGAGGGCACTTCCCGAACGACGCCGCCGCGTTGAAGTGTCTCTACCTGGTGACCCGTTCCCTGGACCCCACCGGGAGAGGCAGGGCACGATGGGTCATCCGGTGGAAGGCACCCCTGAACGCCTTCGCCATCACCTTCGAGGGACGCATCACCCCCTCGACCACCTAA
- a CDS encoding cbb3-type cytochrome c oxidase subunit I — MGHPVEGTPERLRHHLRGTHHPLDHLRTLGTPPTDNPTVPIATAWLATGLYVAPAVGGREPAGQRLGVNVLFGALLVVVLGSMAGEWLSIMGRMGHGTPLSFWLGTQGYEYVDLGRAFQIGLFVGLFLWFALMWRGMAPALRRARDEGHLAATPEAPLASGSQRSLTLMLLMSCLAIAGFYGAAFGIGHSTHLSIAEYWRWWVVHLWVEGFFEVFATTVIAFLFSRLGLIRSSSATTSVISSTTIFLAGGIIGTAHHLYFTGSPSPVLALGAAFSALEVVPLALMGFEAFRNLRLLKVREWVAGYRWAIYFFVSVSFWNMLGAGVFGFLINPPISLFYVQGLNLTPLHGHTALFGVYGMLGIGLMLFCIRSLMPGREWDDRPLRWGFWLLNGGLLAMALVSLLPLGLAQAWASMDRGLWWARSDEFLYGPVLTVVRWLRIPGDVVFGLGALSIGVFMVGLLTGASLKGRPQQVEPGQVRPAAEEPSARS; from the coding sequence ATGGGTCATCCGGTGGAAGGCACCCCTGAACGCCTTCGCCATCACCTTCGAGGGACGCATCACCCCCTCGACCACCTAAGAACGCTGGGCACCCCGCCCACCGATAATCCGACAGTCCCGATCGCCACCGCCTGGCTGGCGACCGGTCTGTACGTCGCACCGGCCGTGGGCGGACGCGAGCCCGCCGGCCAGCGCCTCGGCGTGAACGTCCTCTTCGGCGCGCTGCTCGTCGTGGTCCTCGGCTCGATGGCGGGGGAGTGGCTGTCGATCATGGGCAGGATGGGTCACGGCACCCCGTTGTCCTTCTGGCTCGGCACCCAGGGCTACGAGTACGTCGACCTGGGGCGGGCCTTCCAGATCGGGCTGTTCGTCGGCCTCTTCCTGTGGTTCGCCCTGATGTGGCGGGGTATGGCGCCGGCCCTGCGCCGCGCCCGCGACGAAGGACACCTGGCCGCCACGCCCGAGGCTCCGCTCGCCTCGGGCAGCCAGCGCTCGCTCACCCTCATGCTCCTCATGAGCTGTCTGGCCATCGCCGGGTTCTACGGCGCGGCCTTCGGGATCGGGCACAGCACGCACCTGTCCATCGCGGAGTACTGGCGCTGGTGGGTGGTGCACCTGTGGGTCGAGGGCTTCTTCGAGGTCTTCGCCACGACCGTCATCGCGTTCCTGTTCTCCCGGCTCGGGCTGATCCGTTCGTCGTCCGCCACCACCTCGGTGATCTCGTCGACGACGATCTTCCTGGCGGGCGGGATCATCGGCACCGCGCACCACCTGTACTTCACCGGTTCCCCGTCGCCGGTGCTCGCCCTCGGCGCGGCGTTCAGCGCCCTGGAGGTGGTGCCGCTGGCGCTCATGGGCTTCGAGGCCTTCCGCAACCTGCGGCTGCTGAAGGTCCGCGAGTGGGTCGCCGGCTATCGCTGGGCGATCTACTTCTTCGTGTCGGTCTCGTTCTGGAACATGCTCGGCGCCGGGGTCTTCGGCTTCCTCATCAACCCGCCGATCTCGCTGTTCTACGTGCAGGGCCTCAACCTCACCCCGCTGCACGGGCACACCGCGCTGTTCGGCGTCTACGGCATGCTGGGGATCGGGCTGATGCTCTTCTGCATCCGCTCCCTGATGCCCGGCCGCGAGTGGGACGACCGGCCGCTGCGGTGGGGCTTCTGGCTGCTCAACGGCGGGCTGCTCGCCATGGCCCTGGTCTCTCTGCTCCCGCTCGGCCTCGCCCAGGCCTGGGCGTCGATGGACCGCGGCCTGTGGTGGGCCCGCTCCGACGAGTTCCTCTACGGTCCCGTCCTGACCGTCGTCCGCTGGCTGCGGATCCCCGGCGACGTGGTCTTCGGCCTCGGCGCCCTGTCGATCGGGGTCTTCATGGTGGGCCTGCTCACCGGCGCCTCGTTGAAGGGCCGGCCGCAGCAGGTCGAGCCCGGCCAGGTCCGGCCCGCCGCCGAGGAACCGTCGGCGCGCTCCTGA
- a CDS encoding tRNA-dependent cyclodipeptide synthase codes for MTPVATPTPSAATLDGFVATPLTPRCAQVADRARHVCLGISPFNGYYTQPRIDLLVRWGLEAYPSVSFYVPDLSPQHTFRALGYAEGKARTKARRQGAYVLNKIRTALGKAGVADPEPYLQWSEPLDANEQYQRLAREGRERFADDAAFRAATLETSRWVLAGKIPDGGEPTAEQAELAVEYFLDELPFFVDTPAIVGEGPSVFVYHQPVDYLARLYRHELSLLPSEDQGFLVLSTPEPQPED; via the coding sequence ATGACCCCCGTGGCCACCCCCACCCCTTCCGCCGCGACGCTCGACGGCTTCGTCGCGACCCCGCTCACCCCGCGCTGCGCCCAGGTGGCCGACCGGGCCCGACACGTCTGTCTCGGCATCAGCCCCTTCAACGGCTACTACACCCAGCCGCGCATCGACCTGCTCGTGCGCTGGGGGCTCGAGGCCTATCCGTCGGTCAGCTTCTACGTCCCCGACCTGTCTCCCCAGCACACCTTCCGCGCGCTCGGGTATGCCGAGGGCAAGGCGCGCACCAAGGCCCGCCGCCAGGGTGCCTACGTGCTCAACAAGATCCGCACGGCCCTCGGCAAGGCGGGCGTCGCGGACCCGGAGCCCTACCTGCAGTGGAGCGAGCCGCTGGACGCCAACGAGCAGTACCAGCGCCTCGCTCGCGAGGGGCGCGAGCGCTTCGCCGACGACGCGGCCTTCCGGGCCGCGACGCTGGAGACCTCCCGCTGGGTGCTCGCCGGCAAGATCCCGGACGGCGGAGAGCCGACCGCCGAGCAGGCCGAGCTGGCGGTGGAGTACTTCCTGGACGAGCTGCCGTTCTTCGTCGACACCCCGGCGATCGTGGGGGAGGGGCCCTCGGTGTTCGTCTACCACCAGCCGGTGGACTACCTCGCACGGCTCTACCGCCACGAGCTGAGCCTGCTCCCCTCCGAGGACCAGGGATTCCTCGTGCTCAGCACCCCGGAGCCGCAGCCCGAGGACTAA
- a CDS encoding aldo/keto reductase family protein, whose translation MEFRYLGNSGLKISEITYGNWLTHGSQVENETAKACVRAALDEGITTFDTADVYANTKAETVLGEALKGERRESLEIFTKVYWPTGPGGHNDCGLSRKHVMESIDGSLRRLQTDYVDLYQAHRFDTETPLEETMQAFADVVRQGKALYIGVSEWTAEQIREGHAFAKQLGVQLVSSQPQYSMLWRVIEGEVVPACEELGISQIVWSPMAQGVLSGKYLPGQQPPEDTRAGHAQAGQSMKDLMRDEVLTAVQGLKPIAEQAGLTMPQLAVAWVLQNPNVAAALVGASRPEQIKDNVKAAGVRLDDEVMKAVDEALGSVVERDPAQTAARAPQGRPC comes from the coding sequence ATGGAGTTTCGATACCTCGGCAACAGCGGACTGAAGATCTCCGAGATCACCTACGGCAACTGGCTGACCCACGGGTCGCAGGTGGAGAACGAGACGGCCAAGGCCTGCGTGCGCGCTGCGCTCGACGAGGGGATCACCACCTTCGACACCGCAGACGTCTACGCCAACACCAAGGCAGAGACGGTCCTCGGCGAGGCCCTCAAGGGCGAGCGCCGCGAGTCCCTGGAGATCTTCACCAAGGTCTACTGGCCCACCGGCCCCGGCGGGCACAACGACTGCGGACTGTCCCGCAAGCACGTCATGGAGTCGATCGACGGCTCGCTGCGGCGCCTGCAGACCGACTACGTCGACCTCTACCAGGCGCACCGGTTCGACACCGAGACGCCGCTGGAGGAGACGATGCAGGCCTTCGCCGACGTCGTCCGCCAGGGCAAGGCGCTCTACATCGGCGTCAGCGAGTGGACTGCCGAGCAGATCCGCGAGGGCCACGCGTTCGCGAAGCAGCTGGGCGTGCAGCTCGTCTCGAGCCAGCCGCAGTACTCCATGCTGTGGCGAGTCATCGAGGGCGAGGTCGTCCCGGCCTGCGAGGAGCTCGGTATCTCCCAGATCGTGTGGAGCCCGATGGCCCAGGGCGTCCTGTCCGGCAAGTACCTCCCCGGTCAGCAGCCGCCCGAGGACACCCGCGCCGGCCACGCGCAGGCGGGCCAGTCCATGAAGGACCTGATGCGCGACGAGGTGCTCACCGCCGTGCAGGGTCTCAAGCCGATCGCCGAGCAGGCGGGCCTGACCATGCCCCAGCTCGCCGTCGCCTGGGTCCTGCAGAACCCCAACGTCGCCGCCGCCCTGGTCGGCGCCTCGCGCCCCGAGCAGATCAAGGACAACGTCAAGGCCGCAGGCGTGCGGCTGGACGACGAGGTCATGAAGGCCGTCGACGAGGCTCTCGGCTCGGTCGTCGAGCGCGACCCGGCCCAGACCGCGGCGCGCGCCCCGCAGGGACGGCCCTGCTGA
- a CDS encoding amino acid permease — protein sequence MAQVTSGATRWTRPSSTPPGQGAAGPGLGQGLERRHLDLIALGGVIGAGLFVGSGVVVQHAGPAAIVSFLVAGVITVLMMRMLAEMAVSRPVVGSFYVYAREALGARGGFVVGWLYWYFFVIVVAVEAVAGARILAGWWPQVPVWAFGLGLLVTLTATNLVSARSYGEFEYWFSSIKVVAIVLFLAAGLLWITGLWPRSTPGLSGLWSHGGFAPHGWVAVVTAVVPCVAFYTGAEIVTIAAAESRDPRGAVEKAMRTIVLRVVTFYVGSVFVVVAVRAWNDPEIAISPYAAALRTLGIPGVSTLMNLLILTAVLSCLNSALFTASRMLFALTGFGDAPPWFAQVSRSGVPRRAIVAGTLVGWISLVAAVVSPDVVFAFLINSYGAVILFVYIAIAASQIVLRRRGQAAGEPRPAVPMWGFPWLSSVTLALLVLVVVAMGLLPQTRPQLLVSLLTLAVVLGLYELRVRRGPDPASIVAPARERT from the coding sequence ATGGCTCAGGTCACGAGTGGCGCTACCCGCTGGACCCGGCCCTCGTCCACGCCGCCCGGGCAAGGAGCAGCCGGACCCGGGCTCGGCCAGGGGCTGGAGCGCCGCCACCTGGACCTGATCGCGCTGGGCGGGGTCATCGGCGCCGGGCTCTTCGTGGGCAGCGGGGTCGTCGTCCAGCACGCCGGGCCGGCCGCGATCGTGTCCTTCCTCGTCGCGGGCGTGATCACCGTCCTGATGATGCGGATGCTCGCCGAGATGGCCGTGAGCCGCCCCGTGGTGGGGTCCTTCTACGTGTACGCCCGCGAAGCCCTCGGTGCCCGAGGCGGATTCGTCGTCGGGTGGCTCTACTGGTACTTCTTCGTCATCGTGGTCGCGGTCGAGGCCGTGGCCGGAGCGCGGATCCTCGCCGGCTGGTGGCCGCAGGTGCCGGTCTGGGCCTTCGGGCTGGGGCTGCTCGTCACCCTCACCGCCACCAACCTCGTCTCGGCGCGCAGCTACGGCGAGTTCGAGTACTGGTTCAGCTCGATCAAGGTCGTCGCGATCGTGCTCTTCCTGGCCGCCGGTCTGCTGTGGATCACGGGGCTGTGGCCGCGGTCCACGCCGGGGCTGTCGGGACTGTGGTCCCACGGCGGCTTCGCGCCGCACGGGTGGGTCGCCGTGGTCACCGCGGTGGTGCCCTGCGTCGCCTTCTACACCGGCGCCGAGATCGTCACCATCGCCGCCGCCGAGTCGCGGGACCCGCGCGGCGCCGTCGAGAAGGCCATGCGCACCATCGTGCTGCGGGTCGTCACGTTCTACGTCGGGTCGGTCTTCGTCGTCGTGGCCGTGCGGGCCTGGAACGACCCCGAGATCGCCATCTCCCCGTATGCCGCCGCGCTGCGGACCCTCGGCATACCCGGTGTGTCGACCCTGATGAACCTGCTCATCCTCACGGCCGTGCTCTCCTGCCTGAACTCCGCGCTGTTCACCGCGTCGCGGATGCTCTTCGCCCTCACCGGTTTCGGCGACGCGCCGCCGTGGTTCGCGCAGGTGTCGCGCAGCGGCGTGCCCCGGCGCGCGATCGTCGCCGGCACTCTCGTCGGCTGGATCTCCCTCGTGGCGGCCGTCGTCTCCCCCGACGTGGTCTTCGCCTTCCTGATCAACTCCTACGGCGCCGTGATCCTGTTCGTCTACATCGCCATCGCCGCCTCCCAGATCGTGCTGCGGCGCCGCGGGCAGGCGGCCGGGGAGCCGCGACCGGCGGTGCCGATGTGGGGCTTCCCGTGGCTGTCCTCCGTCACGCTCGCGCTGCTCGTGCTGGTGGTCGTGGCGATGGGTCTGCTGCCACAGACGCGCCCCCAGCTGCTCGTCTCGCTGCTGACGCTCGCGGTGGTGCTGGGCCTCTACGAGCTGCGGGTGCGGCGCGGACCGGACCCGGCGTCGATCGTCGCGCCCGCCCGCGAGCGCACCTGA
- a CDS encoding DUF3800 domain-containing protein, whose amino-acid sequence MRLVYVDDSGAEISGIVAYSWVELVDGDWSTALGRWLDWRDLLWERHQIGKAVEIHSTSFVNGRGRPSLNDRWNASKARRRAVFVQGLEAIASTGCLRVGTVYARTTGRRGAYRAERLRVYGELVGVLDGHLAGAGELGIVVMDGDGTDTGYLAAHRALRLRTRRIVEDPMFQHSSRSQWLQMADMVAYSAYQEILQEPAKAFAHGWYPRLREIDVLGGPLAV is encoded by the coding sequence ATGCGCCTGGTCTACGTCGACGACTCGGGGGCCGAGATCTCCGGGATCGTGGCCTACAGCTGGGTCGAGCTGGTCGACGGCGACTGGTCGACCGCCCTCGGCCGATGGCTGGACTGGCGGGACCTGCTGTGGGAGCGGCACCAGATCGGCAAGGCCGTGGAGATCCACTCGACGAGCTTCGTCAACGGCCGCGGACGCCCGAGCCTGAACGACCGGTGGAACGCCTCCAAGGCCCGCCGGCGCGCGGTCTTCGTGCAGGGTCTGGAGGCGATCGCGAGCACCGGTTGCCTGCGCGTCGGGACCGTCTACGCCCGCACCACCGGCCGCCGGGGTGCCTACCGCGCGGAGCGGCTGCGGGTCTACGGCGAGCTGGTGGGTGTCCTGGACGGACACCTGGCCGGCGCCGGGGAGCTGGGGATCGTGGTGATGGACGGCGACGGCACCGACACCGGCTACCTGGCGGCGCACCGGGCGCTGCGGCTGCGGACCCGGCGGATCGTGGAGGACCCGATGTTCCAGCACAGCTCGCGCAGCCAGTGGCTGCAGATGGCCGACATGGTCGCCTACTCGGCCTACCAGGAGATCCTGCAGGAGCCGGCCAAGGCCTTCGCGCACGGGTGGTATCCCCGGCTGCGGGAGATCGACGTGCTCGGTGGGCCTCTGGCCGTATGA
- a CDS encoding DoxX family protein: MSIVRRLARPMLAAIYVTGGIGHFKGLEHHVQLGQPVLEPVRTTVKDLTGVELSDELLVKASGAAMVGAGTMFALGRLPRLSSAVLAATMVPTTLAGHAFWKETDPQARQMQQIQFYKNLGLAGGALLGMVDTEGKPGLKHRARAQATLTRRELKALATQAALEARLAAAKAR, encoded by the coding sequence ATGTCCATCGTCCGTCGTCTCGCCCGCCCCATGCTCGCCGCGATCTACGTCACCGGGGGCATCGGCCACTTCAAGGGTCTGGAGCACCATGTCCAGCTCGGCCAGCCGGTCCTCGAGCCGGTGCGCACCACGGTCAAGGACCTGACCGGCGTCGAGCTGTCCGACGAGCTGCTCGTCAAGGCCAGCGGCGCCGCGATGGTGGGCGCCGGCACGATGTTCGCCCTCGGTCGCCTCCCGCGCCTGTCCAGCGCCGTGCTCGCTGCCACCATGGTGCCAACCACCCTCGCGGGGCACGCGTTCTGGAAGGAGACCGACCCGCAGGCCCGCCAGATGCAGCAGATCCAGTTCTACAAGAACCTCGGTCTGGCCGGCGGCGCGCTGCTCGGCATGGTCGACACCGAGGGCAAGCCCGGTCTGAAGCACCGCGCCCGCGCCCAGGCCACCCTGACCCGCCGCGAGCTCAAGGCCCTGGCCACCCAGGCTGCGCTCGAGGCCCGGCTCGCGGCCGCCAAGGCCCGCTGA
- a CDS encoding threonine/serine ThrE exporter family protein: MQTHAAAPAPDERQTRRLLVYLAVALIAGGMPVHEVEADVRRAARRLGHAGCQVQALPTGVVLSLGYGSPATFESVEGPLRLDQSAEVNAIQRGVEDGDLDATQALEQLVAMRARPHRYDVQGMYVGGALVAGGIAMILQPSLRSVVFAVLCSPLVVLLMRFSARHRLASMIFPCAAAFCVSLGAFWAAQHGLLTGPLRSLLPPLAVLLPGGLLVTGLSELAAGEMVAGTSRLVFGATQVLLFSLGVGAAAVLLSADSTMLLNVRADDLGWWAAIVGLLLLTSGMSLMESIPPHLVPWVLAILSITFGGQVLGQTLVPSPWFGALLGAIAASFGAQTVEALRPALPRLVVFLPSFWLLVPGSLGVMSVTQLGLEPDLAGPTLGLSVSVLCAIAIGLVLGSSAAAVLMRVGQASRRGLRTTSELRERLTRWPMAGR, translated from the coding sequence GTGCAGACCCACGCCGCCGCCCCCGCCCCGGATGAGCGCCAGACCCGACGCCTGCTCGTCTATCTCGCCGTTGCCCTGATCGCCGGCGGCATGCCCGTCCACGAGGTCGAGGCCGACGTCCGGCGTGCCGCCCGCCGCCTCGGGCACGCCGGCTGCCAGGTGCAGGCGCTGCCCACGGGGGTGGTCCTCTCGCTGGGCTACGGCTCGCCCGCGACCTTCGAGTCCGTGGAGGGGCCCCTGCGCCTGGACCAGAGCGCCGAGGTCAACGCCATCCAGCGCGGGGTCGAGGACGGGGACCTGGACGCGACCCAGGCGCTGGAGCAGCTGGTGGCGATGCGCGCCCGGCCGCACCGCTACGACGTCCAGGGGATGTATGTCGGAGGGGCGCTCGTCGCCGGCGGCATCGCGATGATCCTGCAGCCCTCCCTGCGCAGCGTGGTGTTCGCCGTGCTGTGCAGCCCGCTCGTGGTGCTGCTCATGCGCTTCAGCGCGCGGCACCGGCTCGCGTCGATGATCTTCCCCTGCGCGGCGGCCTTCTGCGTGAGCCTGGGGGCCTTCTGGGCCGCCCAGCACGGGCTGCTGACCGGCCCGCTGCGCAGCCTGCTGCCACCGCTCGCGGTCCTGCTGCCGGGCGGGCTGCTCGTGACCGGCCTGTCCGAGCTCGCGGCGGGGGAGATGGTGGCGGGGACCTCGCGGCTGGTCTTCGGGGCGACGCAGGTGCTGCTGTTCTCCCTCGGCGTCGGGGCCGCCGCGGTGCTGCTGTCGGCCGACAGCACGATGCTGCTCAACGTGCGCGCCGACGACCTGGGGTGGTGGGCGGCGATCGTCGGCCTGCTGCTGCTGACCAGCGGGATGAGCCTGATGGAGTCGATCCCGCCGCACCTGGTCCCGTGGGTCCTCGCGATCCTGTCCATCACCTTCGGCGGGCAGGTGCTGGGCCAGACCCTCGTGCCCAGCCCGTGGTTCGGCGCGCTGCTCGGCGCGATCGCGGCGAGCTTCGGCGCGCAGACGGTGGAAGCCCTGCGGCCCGCGCTGCCGCGGCTCGTGGTCTTCCTGCCCAGCTTCTGGCTGCTCGTGCCCGGCTCCCTCGGGGTGATGTCCGTGACCCAGCTCGGCCTGGAGCCGGACCTCGCCGGGCCGACCCTGGGCCTGTCGGTCAGCGTCCTGTGCGCCATCGCCATCGGGCTGGTCCTGGGGTCGAGCGCGGCGGCGGTGCTGATGCGCGTGGGTCAGGCCTCGCGCCGGGGCCTGCGTACCACGAGCGAGCTGCGGGAGCGCCTGACCCGGTGGCCGATGGCCGGGCGCTGA
- a CDS encoding M23 family metallopeptidase, which translates to MRRVTPLVALAVVLGGCGPTQPDVQPSTLQVTLPGDVPPSARDDQLPQVHQPDVPPAPTGAGVASSTIGRAGLPRWRSAWWRDEWPVAARYGCTDVGTRPHDPRCPGTQGFRHGTEIAMACGTVVTSGVEGVVLDPATPTTPGPAYGPNALRVRTSTPAKDVVLGHARRLLVRPGQRVVVGTPLLEAGDLASEGGCRLSLEVRAVGGDVTTAQDPARVLNLTAD; encoded by the coding sequence ATGCGCAGGGTCACCCCGCTCGTGGCGCTCGCCGTCGTGCTCGGCGGGTGCGGCCCGACCCAGCCGGACGTCCAGCCGTCCACGCTGCAGGTGACCCTCCCCGGTGACGTCCCGCCGTCGGCCCGCGACGACCAGCTGCCGCAGGTGCACCAACCCGACGTCCCTCCCGCACCCACGGGGGCCGGCGTGGCGAGCTCCACGATCGGGCGGGCGGGTCTGCCCCGGTGGCGCTCGGCGTGGTGGCGCGACGAGTGGCCGGTGGCGGCGCGGTACGGCTGCACCGACGTCGGCACCCGCCCGCACGACCCGCGGTGCCCGGGCACCCAGGGCTTCCGGCACGGCACGGAGATCGCCATGGCGTGCGGCACGGTCGTGACGTCCGGCGTCGAGGGCGTCGTGCTGGACCCCGCGACGCCGACGACCCCGGGCCCGGCATACGGCCCGAACGCCCTGCGGGTGCGGACCAGCACCCCGGCGAAGGACGTGGTCCTGGGGCACGCGCGCCGGCTGCTCGTGCGCCCGGGTCAACGCGTCGTCGTCGGCACTCCTCTGCTCGAGGCGGGCGACCTGGCCTCGGAGGGCGGCTGCCGGCTGTCGCTGGAGGTGCGCGCCGTCGGCGGCGACGTGACCACCGCGCAGGACCCGGCCCGGGTCCTCAACCTGACGGCCGACTGA